One stretch of Flavobacterium sp. 9 DNA includes these proteins:
- a CDS encoding M15 family metallopeptidase translates to MKQLMKAIFCAGFLFWVTFSNAQHEVYTTPAQHQVEDTTFVNLKDYSQDFVYDMKYATEDNFLKAKVYDCAECMLRYKTVKALIAANKEFMKQGCKIKLFDCYRPLSIQKKMWEIVSNPEYVADPKKGSIHNRGGAVDITLVNAQGEELEMGTTFDFFGIEASHNYKKFPTSVRANRKYLKMVMIQNGFNSFDSEWWHYNLKTGLNDKVSNQKWDCN, encoded by the coding sequence ATGAAACAATTAATGAAAGCTATTTTTTGTGCAGGATTTCTTTTTTGGGTGACTTTCTCAAATGCGCAGCATGAAGTATATACAACTCCTGCACAACATCAGGTTGAGGATACTACTTTTGTGAATTTAAAAGATTACAGTCAGGATTTTGTTTATGATATGAAGTATGCGACAGAAGATAATTTTCTGAAAGCCAAAGTTTATGATTGTGCTGAGTGTATGTTGCGTTATAAAACCGTAAAAGCTTTAATTGCCGCCAACAAAGAATTTATGAAGCAAGGCTGCAAAATAAAACTTTTCGATTGCTACCGACCTTTATCTATTCAGAAAAAAATGTGGGAAATCGTTTCGAATCCGGAATATGTGGCGGATCCAAAAAAAGGCTCCATCCATAATAGAGGAGGAGCCGTTGATATTACTTTAGTAAATGCCCAGGGAGAAGAACTCGAAATGGGAACTACTTTTGATTTTTTTGGAATAGAAGCAAGCCATAATTATAAAAAATTTCCAACATCAGTACGAGCAAACAGAAAGTATCTGAAAATGGTAATGATTCAAAATGGCTTTAATTCATTTGATTCAGAATGGTGGCATTATAATCTAAAAACAGGTTTAAATGATAAAGTTTCCAATCAAAAATGGGATTGCAATTAA